A single window of Danio rerio strain Tuebingen ecotype United States chromosome 15, GRCz12tu, whole genome shotgun sequence DNA harbors:
- the LOC141377960 gene encoding uncharacterized protein: protein MDEIRLRINHSKRLWNCNVMIFTETWLNSGIPDNAVSLTEHHTFRSDRTADDSGKTRGGGLCIYINKAWCTNSVVVGRHCSANLEFLMVKCRPFYLPREFTSTIISAAYIPPDADAKLAMSELHAAISKQQTAHLEAAVIVEGDFNHSNLKTVLPKFHQNILCQTRGNKTLDHVYTNIAEAYAVTPLPHLGQSDNLSLFLTPKYSTLIDRVKPSVRTIKVWPAGVDSTLQDRFQHTDWGMFASQATHGSHTDIDSYTSSVLEYINTTIDSVTTQKQITTYPNQKPWMNKEVRLLLKARNTAFRSGDAQAYSTSRANLKRGIKKAKHCYKLKLEEHFSNSDPRRMWQGIQAITNYKPSQSTPTATDVSFLNELNDFYARFDRDNKEPYTRITSFTDHSPITLTSSEVHTALSRINGRKAAGPDGIPGRVLKVCAEQLAGVFTDIFNLSLNLAAVPTCFKTTSIVPVPKHSSPTCLNDYRPVALTPLFMKCCERLVLAHLKDSLPPTLDPHQFAYRGNRSTDDAVSIALHSVLTHLDNKNTYARMLFVDFSSAFITVIPTKLLIQTKEPGYRHITLQLDYGLSD, encoded by the coding sequence ATGGATGAGATTCGACTGCGCATCAACCACAGCAAAAGATTATGGAACTGTAACGTCATGATTTTCACAGAAACATGGCTAAACAGCGGGATACCAGACAACGCTGTATCGCTAACGGAGCACCACACATTCCGATCGGACAGAACGGCGGATGACTCCGGTAAGACCAGAGGCGGAGgattatgcatttatattaacaAAGCTTGGTGCACAAACTCTGTCGTCGTTGGGAGACATTGCTCTGCTAACCTGGAATTCCTAATGGTTAAATGTAGACCATTTTACCTACCACGGGAGTTCACATCCACCATAATATCTGCTGCTTATATTCCTCCCGACGCTGATGCAAAGCTGGCTATGAGCGAACTTCATGCAGCCATCAGCAAACAACAGACTGCTCACCTGGAGGCTGCTGTTATTGTTGAGGGGGATTTTAATCACTCAAACTTAAAGACAGTGCTCCCTAAATTCCATCAAAACATTCTCTGCCAGACAAGGGGAAACAAAACATTGGACCATGTTTACACAAACATAGCTGAAGCCTATGCTGTGACCCCCCTCCCCCACCTGGGTCAGTCAGATAACCTTTCTTTGTTCCTTACCCCCAAATACTCAACCCTCATCGACCGTGTGAAGCCATCAGTGAGGACCATCAAAGTGTGGCCAGCGGGGGTAGACTCCACACTCCAGGACAGGTTTCAACACACAGACTGGGGTATGTTTGCTTCCCAGGCCACACATGGCTCTCACACAgacattgacagttacacttcctCTGTTCTGGAATATATCAACACCACCATAGACAGTGTTACAACCCAGAAACAAATCACCACATACCCAAATCAGAAGCCATGGATGAACAAGGAGGTGCGCCTCCTGCTGAAGGCACGCAACACTGCCTTCAGATCAGGGGATGCACAGGCCTACAGCACTTCCAGGGCTAATCTGAAGAGGGGCATCAAAAAGGCCAAGCACTGCTACAAGCTTAAGCTAGAGGAGCACTTTTCCAACTCTGATCCTCGGCGCATGTGGCAGGGCATCCAGGCCATCACCAATTACAAACCCAGCCAGTCCACACCCACAGCCACTGACGTCTCCTTCCTAAACGAGCTAAATGACTTTTATGCCCGCTTTGATAGAGACAATAAAGAACCCTACACCAGGATCACTTCCTTCACCGACCACTCACCTATCACACTCACCTCCTCAGAAGTACACACCGCACTGAGTCGTATCAATGGGCGTAAGGCTGCCGGACCAGACGGTATTCCTGGGCGTGTCCTCAAAGTATGTGCAGAACAGCTCGCTGgggtattcacagacattttcaacctgtcgctcaacctagcagctgtgccaacatgctttaaaaccacctctattgtgccagtgcccaaacactccagcccaacatgcctgaatgactacCGGCCTGTAGCACTCACACCCCTCTTCATGAAGTGCTGCGAGCGGTTGGTCCTGGCACATCTAAAAGACTCTCTGCCACCCACACTGGACCCACATCAGTTTGCCTACCGTGGCAACAGGAGCACAGATGATGCAGTCTCtatagcactgcactctgtactcacacacctggacaataaaaacacttatgcacgaatgctgtttgtggacttcagctcagcattcaTCACTGTCATACCCACCAAGTTACTGATTCAAACTAAGGAACCTGGATATCGACACATCACTCTGCAACTGGattatggactttctgactaa